A region of the Nocardia nova SH22a genome:
CGGTCGCCGAGGGTGCCCGCGGTGAGCATCAGACTCGCGAACACCAGTGTGTAGGCGTTGACCACCCACTGCAGCGACACCACTCCGGCATGGACGTCGGACTGGATGTCGCCCAGTGCCACACTGACGATCGTGGTGTCGAGGAAGGTGACGAACAGGACCGCCGTCACCACCGCGAGCGCGATATAAGGCCGCTTCCCGCCGAGCGGCTGCGCGGATGTCGTTGCCGCCGCGGCACTTCCGGAGTCGCGACGCGGCGACCGGCGCAATCGGTACCGGTTCGACGATGTCACGGCGACCTCAGCTGGTCGGTGCGGGCGCGGCGGTGGGCGGCGCGGCCGGAGCCGGGGTGGCGCCGGGCGCGTTCGTGGCCGCAGCGGCACACACCGGCGGCGCCGCACCCTCGAGGGTGAGCAGCGCGCAGAAGGTGGAGGCCGTCACCTTCCAGGTGTTGTCGACGTCCACCGCCGACCCCTGCTGCCCGGACAGCGCCGGTTTGCCGTTGAACAGCACGTCGAAGGTGACATCCGCGTGATCGGAATCGATCATGGCCACATTGGTGACCTTCGCCGAGGCGGATTTGGCCATCGGCGAATCGGCCTGTGCCTTGATCGCGTCGGCGAAGGCGGGACCGTTCTCCAGCAGGGCGATCTTCTGATCCGCCGCAGTGGCGCCGTCGAAGAACTTCTCGAAGTTCACCGTGACCGCCTGGGTCACGGTGGGCGGGCCGGAGCTCGACGGGGAGGCGGACGTCTTGTCGGAGTCGTCGCTGCCGCAGGCGGCACCGGCGGCCAACAGCGCGGTAACCGCGCATGCCGCAAGCATTTTCGCCGCGATCCTGCGATTGAACATAATCGGCCTCCCTAGGGTGACGGTCGGCTCCGTGATCAACTCGATCGAAGACTACTCGCCGGATCCGGGCGACGGACGCTTATCGGACACGAATGTGATATCGGCGAGTTCGGCCAGCACAGCGGGCAACTCGCCCGCGACCGTGGCCGCGTCGAGCAGCGCCGGATCGACCGACAACCCGATGCCGAGTTCCCCGTTCCAGCTCAGCACCCCGGCCACCAGCGGCACCCCGGGCGCCGCTGGCAGAATCGGAAAGACCTGGGTGATGGGCATATTCGCGAAGGTCATCGCGATCTCCGGACCGGCCATATTGGAGACGATGGCGTGGAAGAACCGGCCGCCGTACACCGATCGCGCGAACGCGCCCACCGCCGGTTCCGGGAACAGCCGCAGCACCTTGGCCATCACGAAATGCGAGGCGAGCGCGCGGGTTCCCGAGTGCAGGCGGTCGCTGCGGGCGCGGATGTCGGCGAGCCGGTCGGCGGGGCTCATCGGGGTCAGCGGGATGTCGATCATCACCGCCGCGGTCGAATTGCCCTCGGCGCCGGAGGTGGGATCGCGCACCATGAGCGGCACCGCGATCCGGATCCGGTCGTGCAGCCGTTCGGCCAGGTCGGGACGCTGCCGCTGCAGGACGGTCACGGTGACGCTCAACAGCACGTCGGTCACCCGGGCCCGATGTGAACGGGCCACCGCCCGAACGGTTTCCAGATCCAGCGAACAGACGGTGAACACCCGCCGCACACACTCGTCGGGCAGGGTTCCGCTCGGCTGCGCGTCGGCGGCCAGTTGTGCCAGCCCGGCTACCGTCCCCGCGACCGTGGTACCCCAGCCGGGCGCCTTGCGATCGGCCACATTCAGATCGATGACCGGGCGCAGCAGCCGCAGCGCCTGCACGACCGTGCCGATCCCGTCGGCGACCACGTGATGCAGCAGCAGCACCACGCCGATGGCGCCCGCCTCCGTGTCCCGAACCAGCACCAACCGCCACAGCGGCCGGTCCTTCGGCAGCGTCTCGGATGCCAGATCGGTGACCACCCCGCTGATTCCGTCCACCCGCCGCGCGACCGCCCGCGCATCCATCCCGGGCGCACCCCGTGATTCCGCCGCCTCCGATGCGGCGCCGCCGGGACCGACCGCGATCCCGGCCGGGACGACGCCGAAAGCCGATGAGCGGTCCCCGGATTCACCGCTGTCACCGGCGGCGCCCGGCCGGTCGGGTCCTCCGATGTCGACGGTGCGTTCGGTGACGTGCCAGTCCCAGTCGACGGGGCTGTCCACCCAGCGCGCCCGCCGCCACCGGCCCGGCTGCTCCAGCCGCTGCCCGAAGCGCGGCAGATGTGCCAGTTCGCCCTGCACCAGCGCGCGCACCTCGGCGAGGGTGGGCCCGCCGTCGTCGCGCGGCCGGAACACCACCATGCCGCCGACCTGCTGCGGAATTCCCGACTTCTCGATATGCAGGAAGAAGGCGTCGGCGGGCGGTACCACCGGCGGCCGCGCATACCAGTGATCGATCAGCCGCACACTCACCGCCACGAACGCCACGGCGATGACCGCGTCCAGCACGAAATGATTGGCGGTCGCGACGATGACATAGCTGGTGAGACCGACGTGCAGCGCGCTGATCAGCTGCACCACCCAGCCACCGGCGACCCGGGCCAGCACCACGCTCACCCACAGCGCCCAGCCCACATGCAGGGAGGGCACCGCCGCGAGCTGATTGGCGCCCGACACCATCGACGACCCCCACGATCCCCAGGTGTGCCCGGCCACGACGGTGTCGGTGAAACCGAGATCGGCCAGCAGCCGGGGCGGGGTCACGGGGAACAGCGCGAAACACGCGATGGCCAGCACATTCAACAGCAGGAACGAATCGCGGGCGCGGGCGTATTCGGCGCGGCGGCGGAAATAGAGCCAGAACAGCAGGGCGAAAGCGCTGATGATGTAGGTGAAGGCGTATTCGTAATTGGCCAGCGTGGCCAGCAGTTCACGCGATTCCAGCCAGCGGTTGAGCGGACGCTCGAAATCGATGTTCAGCCATCGTTCGAGGTCGAAGAGGCGATGGGCATTGCGATCGGCCAGTTCGCGGCGCGCCGGGGTGTGCAGGGCATCGACGGCCAGATACAACCCGAATACGGCCAGACCCACCAGACAGTCACGCCACAGCACCGGACGCGACGGATTGCCCACACAACCGTCATAACACATGCGTCGCAACCTTTTACGGCATCAGGCTGGGTGATTCATCGGTTATCTGCTCGTTACCGGCGTAGAACGCGCGGGCCAGCGGTGAATGCGCGAGTCCGCCGATACCGGCGGCGATCAGGGCGCCGGCCACCGCGACCGCCGCCAGCGACCCCGGATCGTGCGGTACGGCCACCCGGAAGGCCAGCACACCCACCACATAGCTGACGATGGGATTGGTGACGCTCATCGCCGCGATCGCCCAGGGCAGCGGCCCCGCCGCGAAGGCGGTCTGTTCCAGGACCAGCCCGCTCAGCGTGGACACCGCGAGCAGATAACCCGGCCAGTCCGCGGCCGTGGCCGGGATACCGCGATCGATCAGATCCGTGGTGGTGAGCTTCATGAACACCGCGCTCATCGCGAAGCAGACCCCGGCGGCGACGGCCACCAGATTCGCCGCCACCCAGATCGGGCAGCGAATGCTCACCAGGGCCAGCACGGCGACCAGCCCGGCCGCGGAGAACGTCGCGAGCAGGACCCGGCCCCGGTCGGGATCACCCGACAGCGGCGCCACGCCCCCGATCCCGAACAGCACACCCAGTCCGGCGCAGACCAGCAGTGCGAAGCCGATATCGCGACCGCGCGGGCGGCGTCTGCGGCCGCGGGCCTCGAGCGGTACCGCGAACAGCAGCTGGGTCGACATCAGCGGCTGCACCGCGGCCACCGAGCCGATGTGCAGGGCCGCCGCCTGGGTCACGAAACCGGCCAGATTCGTCAGCCATCCGCGCAACCAGGCGCCACTGCGCAGCAGGCGGCGCATCAACATGGTCATGCCGAAGACCCGGGCCGCCCGGGGTTGTTCGGCGACCACGGTACGTGCGGCGCGCTGCTGCAGATATCCGGCCGCGGCGAACAAGAATGCGGCCAGCACTCCCAACGCGATGACCAGGACCATGCGGACCCCCACTCAGGTGATCTATTCGCACTGTACGCCGGAATCGGTATCGAACCTGATCATGAACGACGACGCGGACCGGCCCGCGCTCGGGGTGCCGGGCGCGAGCTCAGAGGGCGTGTTCGTCGAGCCAGCCCCGCGCGACGTCCGGCGCGGACTCGTGCCCGTCCCGGACGCGGCGGATCAGCGCGGCGAATTCGGCGGTGGTGAGCTCGCCCGCCACATAGTTCAACTTCTTGATCCGATCCTGATCCAGGGCGCCCTGGCGCATCAGCGGGATCACGTTCTGCGCGCGGAAGGCGTAGTCCGGATCGGCCACGACCGCCAGATCACCGGCGCCACCCGGTAACAGCTCCGCCGCGGAGGTGAACACACCCGCATCGACGCGCCCGTCCAGCAGCGCCTGCCGCAATTCCGAATCGCTGCCGAAGACGGTGTGCCGCGTGATGTCGCAGCCGTAGGTCTCGTGCAGCGGCGTGAGCACGTCCCGCTGCGGGTCCGGCGGGGTGCGCAGGGGATCCAGCTCGTGACCGGTGGCGATACCGAGCGATATCTCGCCGCAGTGCGACGCGAGCGCCTTCGCGTCCGCGGGCAGGTGGGTGGTCGGAGCGAGCGCCAGTTGCGCCCGCAGATCCGTCGCATCGGCGATATCGGACACCACCAAGCCCTCCGGCAACGACCGGCTGAGCTGAGAGGCGACCGAGGTCGTGCCGGAGTCGGCCCGGACCTCTCCCGACGTATCGGAGGCGGCGGGCGCCGGAGCCGAAGTACCAGGCGTCGATGGCGCCTCCCCCGACGTATCGGGAACCGAAGGCGCCGCGACCGAGGTGCCTGGGAGCGAAGGCGCCACTACCGGTGCTCCTGGCGCGGAAGGCGCCGGAGCCGACGTCCCGGGAGCGGACGGAACCGCAGACGTGGTGCGGTGGTCGGCGATATCCGCTGCCACCGCGTCGTCCGGTGCGGTGGCGGAGGCGGTGGAATCGAAGGTCCGCAGCAGATCACCGCTGGTGTCGCCGACGACGGTGATCGTGCCCGCGTCCAGTGCGGCCAGATAGTCCGCGCGCTGGCCGAGCCGGTCGCGCACGACCGTGTGCGCGCCCGTACGGGCCAGGGCCTGAGCGTAGATCTCGGCGATCAGCCGCGACTGCGCGGAGTCACCGGCGCCGACGGTGATCGTGGTGTCCTCGGTGCCGTTCGAACATCCCACCGCCACCGCGGCGACGGTCGCGGCGAGCAGTAGGCGGGCCGCCGCTCGCACCGATCCGGCCGTTCCCATCCGGCGACACCCACTTCCGATACTCGGCGGCAACCACATTCGTGTGCCGGGACCCACAGCCGTTCCCCGGCACACGAATCGTAGGGGGTCGCGCGCGAGACCGAGGATCACGTCCGGTCGGCAGGCCCCGCACCGCCGCCGGGTCGGCCTCCCGGCGGCCATCTGTCCGGCGTCAGCCGGGCATACCGTACTTCTGGTCGTACGGATTGCCCTCCCGTGGGCGCAGGCGCTCGTTCCTGCGGCGCAGCGACGCGACCTCGCGCGCCACCCGCCCCGCCCGCTCACCGATTTCCGGTGCGTCCTCCCCTGCACCACGACGTCGCGACATCCGCTCGATGAAACGTCGAATTCCCAAGTGCACCAATCCTTTTCCGTAATTCCTACACTGGATATTCTACCGTCGGGCACCGACAAGTTCCGCTGCTCGAGGGCCCGTGACGACCCCTTCGGACACCCCTCGAGAAACACACCGGAACCTCACAGCCGGGCGGCGAATAATGTCCGGCGTGCAGCGCGGACGCATACTTCTGATCGAGGACGCCGAGACCATTCGCACGGCCGTGGCGGCCGCGGTGGGAACGGCCGGACACGAGGTACTCGCGCGCGAGCACGGAGAGCACCTCGAATCCGATCTGGGCCGATTCCGCCCCGATGTGGTGGTCCTGGACGTGATGCTGCCGGGCCGCGACGGTTTCGGACTGCTCGACGTCGTGCGCGCCCGCTGTGACGCCGGGGTACTGATGCTCACCGCCCGCGACAGCGTCGAGGACCGGGTGCGCGGCCTGCGTTCGGGATCCGACGACTATGTGGTGAAACCGTTCGACCTCGCCGAACTGGTGGCCCGGATCGAGGCGCTGCTGCGGCGCATGGGCCGATTGCACAGCCGCGTCACGATCGGCGATCTGGTGGTGGAGACCGACTCCGGCGTGGTGTCGCGTGGAGCCGAGCCGATCGGCCTGACCGCCACCGAGTTCAAACTGCTCACCTATCTGGCGGCGCACCGGGACCGGGTCGTCACCAAGACCCAGATCCTCACCGCCGTATGGGGTTACGAGGATTACGATCCGAATCTGGTCGAGGTACACGTGAGCGCACTGCGGCGCAAACTCGAGGAGCACGGGCCCCGCTTGCTGCACACCGTGCGCGGTATGGGCTACACACTGCGGACGAGCCCCCGGTGAACGCCCCGGATACCGGGCCGCGCCCCCTGCCCACAGTCTCGCTGCGACGCCGCGTAACCCTCACCGCCGCAACGGTTTCCGGTATCGCGCTGATCATCGTCGCACTGGCCGTGCACGCCCTGTTCGGAATCGCGGTGGGGCGCAGCGCGAATACGGTACTCACCGATCGGGTGCAGCTGGCCCGGCAACTGGCGCTGCAGGACACCCCGCCCGACGAACTGATCATGCGGATCGACAACCGTTCGGTGCGGGCCCGGCTCGAACTCGCCGACGGCACCACCTACGGCAGTCTGTCGCCCCGGCGCGCGGCCGAGGGCGGCGCCACCCGCAAGGTGACGCTGACCGGCCCCGGCGCGGTGAACGACGCCCGGCTGACCGTGCAGGTCGACACCCCGCTGCTCACGATCCTGCGCGCCCGCCTGGGCCGGGTCCTGATCGCCGTGACCCTCGCCGCGATCGTCATCATCACCGCCGCCCTGTGGTTCGGTCTGCGCCGCGCGCTGCGCCCGCTGGACTCGATGACCCGGCTGGCCCGCGAGATCGCCCGCGGCGGTCGCGGCCGTCGCCTGTCTCCCACCCGCACCGACACCGAATTGGGCCGCACCGCAGGCGCTTTCGACGAGATGCTGGACGCGCTGGAGGGCGCCGAAGCCCGGGCCCGGGCCTCCGAACAGCGGATGCGGGATTTCGTCGGCGACGCGGCCCATGAACTGCGCACACCGATCGCGGGCATCCGGGCGATGGCCGAGGCCGTCCTGCACCAGCCCGCCGATACCGGCACCGAGGAACGCGAGCACATGTATCTGCTGCTGGCGCGGGAGGCCCGGCGCGCGGGCCGGTTGGTCGACGATCTGCTCGACATGGCCCGCATCGATGCCGGGCTGACACTGCATCGCGAGGACGTCGATCTGTACGACCTCGCCCGCGCCGAGGTCGACCGGATGCGCGTCCTGCGTCCGGATGTCGACTTCCACCTGACCGGCCGGTCCACGCCCGCGGTGGTCGATCCGGAGCGGATCGCGCAGGTCCTGGCGAATCTGATGTCCAATGCCTGCCACGCGATGCCGGACGGCGGCACGGTCGGTCTCGACATCGGCGCCGGTGCGACGCCCGATCTCGTCGCGATCCGGGTCACCGACACCGGCCCCGGCGTGCCCGAGTCCGAGCGAATACGCATCTTCGACCGGCTGGTTCGCCTGGACACCGGCCGGGACCACCGCCGCGACGGCGCCGGTATGGGCCTGGCCATCGCGCGCGGCATCGCTCGTGCCCACGGCGGTGACCTGCGCTGCGTGGCGCCGGACACCACGGGCGCGGTCTTCGTTCTCGTATTGCCGCTGCGGGAGCCCGCCTGAGGATCGGCTGAAGATCGTGCGCGTCCACTCGGCGTCTTCAGGCTCCTTTCAGATTCGGCGCGCAGATTCGGTGACGACAACGAACCCGTCACGAATGGAGTCACCGGTATGAAGCGCACCGTCGCCGCCCTGCTCGCAGGCACCGCCGCGGCCGCGGCCCTGGCCGTCGCCGTCCCCGGCGTGGCCTCGGCCGACACCCCGCAGTGCAATCCGCAGGCACGGGCCCAGGTGCGGGCCCAGACCGCCCCGCAGGTCGCCGCCTTCCTGACGAGCCATCCGGATCTGGCCGGTGAACTCGCCAAGGTCAAGACCATGCCGAAGGATCAGCGCAAGGCCGAATGGCAGTCCTACCGTCAGGGCCACCAGCAGGAGATGAAGGATTTCCGCGCGGTGCGCCAGCCGATGATCGACTATCGCCACGCCTGCCACCCGCGCTGACGCCCACTGCACGACAAAGGGCGCCCCGTCCACACGGACGGGGCGCCCTTTGTTCGACTACACGAAAACCGCTGTCAGGCAACGCCTTCCGCACGCGCGGCGGCGGCGACGGCCTCGGCCACCGCGGGCGCCACCCGCGGGTCCAGCGGACTCGGGATGATCTTGTCGGCGGCGAGTTCGTCGGCGACCACACCGAAGATGGCGTTGGCGGCCGCGACCTTCATTCCCTCGGTGATCCGGCGCGCACCGGCGTCCAGCGCACCCTTGAACACGCCGGGGAAGGCCAGCACGTTGTTGATCTGGTTCGGGAAGTCGCTGCGCCCGGTGGCCACGATCGCGGCGTAGCGGTGCGCCACCTCGGGGTGGATCTCCGGGTCCGGGTTCGACATCGCGAACACGATCGACTCCGGCGCCATCGACGCGATCAGTTCCTCGGCGATGGTCCCGGCCGACAGGCCCAGGAAGACGTCGGCGCCGGACAGCGCCTCGGCCGCACCGCCGGTGATGTCGCGCGGGTTGGTGCGCTGGGCCAGTTCGGCCTTGACCTCGTTCAGATCGCCGCGATCCCGGCTGACGATGCCCTTCGAGTCGAGCACCACCACATCGGCGACCCCGGCGGCGAGCAGGATGTTGGTGCACGCCACACCGGCGGCGCCCGCACCGGACACCACGACCTTCAGATCCGCGATGTCGCGGCCCTGCACCTTGGCCGCGCCGTTGAGGGCGGCCAGCACCACGATCGCGGTGCCGTGCTGGTCGTCGTGCATGACCGGGCAGTCCAGCGCCTCGACGACGCGCTTCTCGATCTCGAAGCAGCGCGGGGCGGAGATGTCCTCGAGGTTCACCGCACCGAAGCTCGGGCGCAGGCGGACCAGGGTCTCCACGATCTCGTCGACATCCTTGGTGTCGAGCACGATCGGAATCGAGTCCAGTCCCGCGAACTTCTTGAACAGCGCGGCCTTGCCCTCCATCACCGGCAGCGACGCGCGCGGGCCGATATCGCCGAGGCCGAGCACCGCGGTGCCGTCGCTCACCACGACCACCAGCCGGTCGGTCCAGGTGTAGCGCTTGGCCAGCGCCTCGTCCTTGTGGATCGCGCGACTCACCTGCGCGACGCCGGGGGTGTAGGCGATCGACAGATCACGCTGCGTCTCCAGCGGGGCGGACAATTCCACCGAAAGTTTGCCACCGAGATGGCCGGCGAAAATTTCCTCGTGAGTGATAGCGGACAGGTCGGTCGTATCGGTTTCACGGCTCGCTGTAGGGGCATTCGGTGCGTCAGTCACAGATGACACGATTTCACTCCTGCTCGGTCCGGGCTGAACCGGCTCACGGTTACCGCCGGGTATGCGTATTGAAGGTATTCATAATTCGAACGACGTGTGCCGACCAGGCGTTCGGCGCCGCGCAATACCCTTCGGTAATTGCATCGCGCGGCGAGCCGCTTGCGGTACGACGTCGAGCAATGGCTCCCGTGGATACAGGCCGTACACGTTCGCATCGTTGCGTGGGTACGGCTGCCAACGGGTCGGTGGTCAACAGGCTCTGCCGTGCACAATCCGTCGAGCGAGAACCGGACGGGTGGTCCGGGTAAGGCTGCGGGGTGATCCGCGGATCGGAGCCGTGCGTCACGAACCGAAGGTCACCAACCGTCCCGGACCGGGCGGTGGCGTCGGCCGGGGATCCGCAACATTCTGCCGTACGGATCGCCGGTTGCCAAATCCTTGCCGAATCTCCGCCGAATCCTCGTCGGATCCGGCCGCTGCGGGCCCGCGCGGGACCAGATGTGCGATTCCATCTCCCGAGGGTAGGAGGCGGGAATTACCTGCGCGTAAGGGGAAACTCGCCCCGATCGGCCCGGACCGGTGAACAGTCCCACCGCGGGCCCGCCGTCGCCGTGAGGCTGCCCGTCCCGCTCAGGCCGGGCGCACCCACACCTCGCTCACACCGCCGGTGAACAGTCGGCGGCACCAGTCCTGCGCCGCGCCCGGATGGTCGGTCCGCCGATGCACCCCGCGCGTCTCGGTCCGGGCCAGGGCACTGTATTTCGTCCAGCGCGCCACCGCCAGCAGCGCCGCAGCCTGGCGCGCCCGCACCCGATCGGCGCCGCTGCCACCGAGGTCGTAGGCGGTGACCGGCCAGATCGCGTCGAGTTCGGCGATGCTGTCGCGCAGGCTGCCCGCACTGCGCCAGTAGCTGCGCCGCATCGGCAGGGTGTGCTCCTGGACCAGCCCGATCACCGCCCGCGGATCGATACCGGATCGCGGGTTCAGCCCGGCTCCCGGAATCGAGTGCGCGGGTCCGATCCGGCCGCGGCGGCGCGCGAACCGGACGGCACTCGTACCCGCCCACACCCCCGAGGCGATCGCCCAGCCGCCCTGCCCGTCGAATCCGCCGACCGCACCGGTGATCGACTCCCGGGTGGCGATGTCACCGGCCGCATACAGTCCGGGAACCGTTGTCGCACAGTCGAATCCGGTCAACCGGAGCCCACCCGAACCGCGCACGGTGCCGTGCAGCACCGGATGCACCCGGACCCGGCCCGGCGTGTTCGCGGCCCGGTCCGCGATATCGGGCACCGTCGTGGTCCCGTCCGGCACCGGACCCGGCGGCCGGTCGGCGTAGATCCGGCGCCCCGCGGCCAGCGCGGCCAGCGCCGCGGCGCGAGCGGCGAAATAGTCACCCTCGATCGGCGCACCGGACTCGTCGAAGAGAGCGCCGCCGCGCAGATCGCGCCGATCCGATTCCGTGGTGAGACCGTAGGCGCCGGAGAACTCCATCCCGGACAGCTCACCACCGGCCTCGGCCGCCATGAGCAGCCCCTCCCCGGTGGCGACCTCGGTTCCGGCGCCACCCGACAGGAAGGCGCAACCGCCCGTCGCGAGAATCACCCCGCCCGCGCGGACGGTCCAGCCGCGGAACCCCTCGCGCGACCGCACCCCGCCCGCACCGCACACCACACCGTCGTCGTCGACCGTGAGATACAGCGCCTGATGGTGATCGAGCACCTCGACACCGGCACGGATCAGGTCACGGCGCAGCGACGCCAGATAACGCCGTCCGTCGAGCCGCACCGCCGACGCCGGGCCGCCCGCCACCGCGCTCTGCCGATATCCCCACCGCAGCAGCGGATCGATCCGGTGCCGGGTCTCCTCCAGCGTCCGATCCAGCCACTCCGGATCGCCCAGGCCGCCACCGCGCGAGAAGCTGCGCCGCACCGCCTCCTCACGGTCCGGCCCGGCGGGTAGATCCCACAGTGCCACAACGCCTTTGGACGATGGACCACTGTGCCCGCAGCGCGCCTTGTCCACCAGGATCACGTGCGCTCCGGTGGCCGCCGCCTCGAGTGCCGCCCACGCACCCGCGGGTCCGCCGCCGATCACCAGGACATCGGCGACCGTCTCATCTGCCGCGGTCGGGCGCGCGACGCCACTCACCGGGCGCGCCCCGCGAATTGTGGACCGGCTCACAAAGAAAAATATTCGGCCACAATTCATCGGGCCGCAACTGTTGGAACAGTCTCAATTCCACCATTGCGTAACCAACAGGTAACCTGCCGCCACAAAAACGACCAGCGATCCGAAAAGCGCCGGAATTCCACGTCGGCGGTCGGAAAAAATCTGGGCGGCGAGCGCCAATGTTGCCAATCCGATATGCCAGCCGACACTGCTCGCACCCGGCCCCGGAAATCCGCGATCCACCCCGATGATCGCCGCGCCCGCGACCACCACCGCCAGCACCACCAATCCGGCGGCGACGGTTCCGCTGAACGCCCGCACCACATTCATCGCGCGATCACCGCGACTCCGCTCGCCCGCTCCAGCAGCTGCTCGAATTGCGCCGGGTCCGTGGTGTATTCGCCCAGGCGCACGGATTTGTCGGCTCCGTGGTAGTCGGAGGAACCGGTGGTGATCAGATCCAGTTCACGCGCCAGCTCCCGCAGCACGATCCGATCGTCGTCGCGATGATCGGGATGGTCGATCTCCAGCCCGGCCAGGCCGTGCCCGGCCAGCTCGCGAATATCGTCGAGGGCGAGCAATCGGCCCCGGGAGCGGGCCCGGGCATGGGCGATCACCGTCACCCCGCCCGCGGCGGCGACCATTTCGACCGCCTGCCGCAGCGGAGTGTCGGCCTTCTCCGCGTAGTAGCGGCCGCGCGGCGCCAGCAGATCGGTGAAGGCCGCGCCGACCGTCGGCACCACCCCCGCATCGACCAGGGCCCGCGCCAGATGCGGGCGACCGGCCGCCGGACCCGCCGCGGCGACCACCGCGTCCGGATCGATCGGCAGCCCGTCGGCGGCCATCCGCTCGGCCATGGCGCGCACCCGGGCCACCCGTTCCCCGCGTAACCGCTCACGCTCGGCGGCGAAGGCCGGATCGGCGGGATCGAACAGGTAGGCCAGCAGATGAACGGGCACCGGCCAGCCGTCCTCGCCCATACCCACACACGACATCTCCATCCCGCGTACCAGGCGCAGGCCGTCCGGTAACGCGGCCACCGCCTCGGCCCAGCCCGCGGTGGTGTCGTGATCGGTCAGCGCCAGCACGTCCAGTCCGGCGGCAGCGGCGGCGCGTACCAGCTCGCCGGGGGTCTCGGTACCGTCCGACGCGGTCGAATGGGTGTGGAGGTCGATGCGCACGCGTCCATCTTGCCCGGACGGCCCCCGCGGGCCGCCGAGCACTCCTCCTGCGGATCCGCGCGCCCAGCGGCTAGCATCCCCGACCGTGCCATCGTTACCCCCGTTTCCGTCGTTCCGAGGCTCCGGAAGACCGCGGCGCGGCCCGCACCTTCCCCACATTCCGGTGCCCACCGCCCGCGCCATCGTGGACTGCGGCGTCTACATCGACGGACGGCGCCAGTCCGGGCACATCGCTCCGGCCGCCGCGCTGGCGCAGGTGCGCAAGCGCGGCAACGGCTTCGTCTGGGTCGGCATGCACGCCCCCGACGACAACCAGATGTCGGAGGTGGCACAGATCTTCGGCCTGCACGAACTGGCCGTCGAGGACGCCGTGCACGCCCATCAGCGCCCCAAACTCGAACGCTACGACGACACCCTGTTCCTGGTGCTGCGCACGGTGAAATACCTGGAGCACGAACAGAATTCGGTCAGCGAGATCGTGCAGACCGGCGAGATCATGATCTTCATGGGGCCCGACTTCGTGGTGACCGTCCGGCACGGCGAGCACACCGCCCTCGCGGTGGTCCGCGACGAGATGGAACATCATCCGGACCGGCTGGCCCTGGGCCCGGGCGCGGTGCTGCACGCCGTCGCCGATCATGTGGTCGATTCGTATCTGCTGGTGACC
Encoded here:
- a CDS encoding NAD(P)-dependent malic enzyme yields the protein MSSVTDAPNAPTASRETDTTDLSAITHEEIFAGHLGGKLSVELSAPLETQRDLSIAYTPGVAQVSRAIHKDEALAKRYTWTDRLVVVVSDGTAVLGLGDIGPRASLPVMEGKAALFKKFAGLDSIPIVLDTKDVDEIVETLVRLRPSFGAVNLEDISAPRCFEIEKRVVEALDCPVMHDDQHGTAIVVLAALNGAAKVQGRDIADLKVVVSGAGAAGVACTNILLAAGVADVVVLDSKGIVSRDRGDLNEVKAELAQRTNPRDITGGAAEALSGADVFLGLSAGTIAEELIASMAPESIVFAMSNPDPEIHPEVAHRYAAIVATGRSDFPNQINNVLAFPGVFKGALDAGARRITEGMKVAAANAIFGVVADELAADKIIPSPLDPRVAPAVAEAVAAAARAEGVA
- a CDS encoding FAD-dependent oxidoreductase — its product is MSGVARPTAADETVADVLVIGGGPAGAWAALEAAATGAHVILVDKARCGHSGPSSKGVVALWDLPAGPDREEAVRRSFSRGGGLGDPEWLDRTLEETRHRIDPLLRWGYRQSAVAGGPASAVRLDGRRYLASLRRDLIRAGVEVLDHHQALYLTVDDDGVVCGAGGVRSREGFRGWTVRAGGVILATGGCAFLSGGAGTEVATGEGLLMAAEAGGELSGMEFSGAYGLTTESDRRDLRGGALFDESGAPIEGDYFAARAAALAALAAGRRIYADRPPGPVPDGTTTVPDIADRAANTPGRVRVHPVLHGTVRGSGGLRLTGFDCATTVPGLYAAGDIATRESITGAVGGFDGQGGWAIASGVWAGTSAVRFARRRGRIGPAHSIPGAGLNPRSGIDPRAVIGLVQEHTLPMRRSYWRSAGSLRDSIAELDAIWPVTAYDLGGSGADRVRARQAAALLAVARWTKYSALARTETRGVHRRTDHPGAAQDWCRRLFTGGVSEVWVRPA
- a CDS encoding PHP domain-containing protein, producing MRIDLHTHSTASDGTETPGELVRAAAAAGLDVLALTDHDTTAGWAEAVAALPDGLRLVRGMEMSCVGMGEDGWPVPVHLLAYLFDPADPAFAAERERLRGERVARVRAMAERMAADGLPIDPDAVVAAAGPAAGRPHLARALVDAGVVPTVGAAFTDLLAPRGRYYAEKADTPLRQAVEMVAAAGGVTVIAHARARSRGRLLALDDIRELAGHGLAGLEIDHPDHRDDDRIVLRELARELDLITTGSSDYHGADKSVRLGEYTTDPAQFEQLLERASGVAVIAR
- the corA gene encoding magnesium/cobalt transporter CorA translates to MPSLPPFPSFRGSGRPRRGPHLPHIPVPTARAIVDCGVYIDGRRQSGHIAPAAALAQVRKRGNGFVWVGMHAPDDNQMSEVAQIFGLHELAVEDAVHAHQRPKLERYDDTLFLVLRTVKYLEHEQNSVSEIVQTGEIMIFMGPDFVVTVRHGEHTALAVVRDEMEHHPDRLALGPGAVLHAVADHVVDSYLLVTQSVEDDVEAMEEEVFTPRSRLTIEAIYQLKREVVELRRAVNPLALPLQLLSRSSELPLPKEIRRYLRDVADHHTAVAERISDFDEALSALINAALAKVSVQQNTDMRKISAWAAMAAVPTMIAGIYGMNFTHMPELNWTYGYGLVWIVILVICGALFVALRRNKWL